From the Cupriavidus necator N-1 genome, one window contains:
- the paaK gene encoding phenylacetate--CoA ligase PaaK gives MVQRIPNPNELEPIERASRDELQALQLERLKWSVRHAYDNVPHYRKAFHAAGVHPDDLQSLSDLSKFPFLTKQDLRDNYPFGMFAVPREKVARVHASSGTTGKPTVVGYTAKDIDTWASVVARSIRAAGGRAGDLVHVSYGYGLFTGGLGAHYGAEKAGCTVIPMSGGQTEKQVQLIREFQPNIIMVTPSYMLNLIEEMERQGMDPSESSLKVGIFGAEPWTDAMRAEIEARAGIDAVDIYGLSEVMGPGVACECIESKDGPVIWEDHFYAEIIDPVTGEVLPDGEEGELVFTSLTKEALPVIRYRTRDLTRLLPPTSRSMRRIGKITGRSDDMLIIRGVNVFPSQIEELILKTPALAPQYQLVVTRDGHLDKLEVRVEARPGPSAALCADDRATLERELKAQIKTYVGVTTRVQVVDADGIERTTVGKARRVLDMRPKVTHEQPVGAI, from the coding sequence ATGGTTCAACGCATCCCCAACCCCAACGAGCTGGAGCCGATCGAGCGCGCCAGCCGCGACGAACTGCAGGCGCTGCAGCTGGAACGGCTGAAATGGAGCGTGCGCCATGCCTACGACAACGTGCCGCATTACCGCAAGGCCTTCCATGCGGCCGGGGTGCATCCGGACGACCTGCAGTCGCTGTCAGACCTGTCGAAGTTTCCATTCCTGACCAAGCAGGACCTGCGCGACAACTATCCCTTCGGCATGTTCGCTGTGCCGCGCGAGAAGGTGGCGCGCGTGCATGCGTCGAGCGGCACCACGGGCAAGCCGACCGTGGTCGGCTATACCGCGAAGGATATCGATACCTGGGCCAGCGTGGTGGCGCGCTCCATCCGCGCCGCCGGCGGCCGCGCCGGCGACCTGGTCCATGTCAGCTATGGCTATGGCCTGTTCACGGGCGGCCTGGGTGCCCACTATGGCGCCGAGAAGGCCGGCTGCACGGTGATCCCCATGTCCGGCGGGCAGACCGAGAAACAGGTACAGCTGATCCGCGAGTTCCAGCCCAACATCATCATGGTGACGCCGTCGTACATGCTGAACCTGATCGAGGAGATGGAGCGCCAGGGCATGGATCCGTCGGAAAGCTCGCTCAAGGTCGGCATCTTCGGCGCCGAGCCGTGGACGGATGCGATGCGCGCCGAGATCGAGGCCCGCGCCGGTATCGACGCGGTGGACATCTACGGACTGTCTGAAGTCATGGGGCCGGGTGTCGCATGCGAATGCATCGAGAGCAAGGACGGCCCGGTGATCTGGGAAGACCACTTCTACGCCGAGATCATCGATCCGGTGACCGGCGAGGTGCTGCCGGATGGCGAAGAGGGCGAACTGGTGTTCACCTCGCTCACCAAGGAAGCGCTGCCGGTGATCCGCTACCGCACGCGCGACCTGACGCGCCTGCTGCCGCCCACCTCGCGTTCGATGCGCCGCATCGGCAAGATCACCGGCCGCTCGGACGACATGCTGATCATCCGCGGCGTCAATGTGTTCCCGTCGCAGATCGAGGAGCTAATCCTGAAGACGCCGGCCCTGGCGCCGCAGTACCAGCTGGTGGTGACCCGCGACGGCCACCTGGACAAGCTGGAAGTTCGGGTCGAAGCGCGGCCCGGACCTTCGGCAGCCCTCTGCGCCGACGATCGCGCGACGTTGGAGCGCGAGCTGAAGGCGCAGATCAAGACCTACGTGGGCGTGACCACGCGCGTGCAGGTGGTGGATGCGGACGGCATCGAGCGCACCACTGTGGGCAAGGCGCGGCGGGTGCTCGATATGCGGCCGAAGGTCACGCACGAGCAGCCGGTCGGGGCGATCTGA
- a CDS encoding cation acetate symporter encodes MKPANRYLCAALLGLASMAASAAPAIQGDAAPRPLNWSAIVMFLLFVLFTLGITRWAARRTRSASDFYAAGGGLSGFQNGLAIAGDMVSAASFLGISAMMFDKGYDGLIYALGVVAGWPIILFIVAERLRNLGRYTFADVVSYRLAQKPVRITAACGTLTVVIMYLVAQMVGAGKLIELLFGTSYESAVVIVGLLMVLYVMFGGMLATTWVQIIKAALLLGGVTFMAVMVLAYFGFSPEAMFAGAAKVHDKGLAILSPGGLVSNPIDAISLGVGMMFGTAGLPHILMRFFTVADAREARKSVLYATGFIGYFYVLILVVGFGAIVMVGADPAYRDAAGKIIGGSNMVAVHLSHAIGGDLFLGFISAVAFATILAVVAGLALSGASAVSHDLYANVFRRGQANEKDEIRVSKAATLVIGVLAMVLGVMFEKQNIAFLSGLVLAIAASVNFPVLFLSMFWKGLTTRGAVAGSLAGLVSAVALLVLGPTVWVGILHHDKAIFPYANPALFSMTLAFASAWLASVLDRSTQASTERQRYGAQFVRAMTGIGAAGASQH; translated from the coding sequence ATGAAGCCCGCCAACCGTTACCTGTGCGCGGCCCTGCTCGGGCTTGCCAGCATGGCCGCCTCGGCGGCACCCGCAATCCAGGGCGATGCCGCGCCGCGGCCGCTGAACTGGAGCGCCATCGTGATGTTCCTGCTGTTCGTGCTGTTCACGCTCGGCATTACCCGCTGGGCGGCGCGCCGCACGCGCTCGGCATCCGACTTCTATGCCGCCGGGGGTGGGCTGAGCGGCTTCCAGAACGGACTGGCAATTGCCGGCGACATGGTTTCCGCGGCCTCTTTCCTCGGCATCTCCGCGATGATGTTCGACAAGGGCTATGACGGGCTGATCTACGCGCTGGGCGTGGTGGCCGGCTGGCCGATCATCCTGTTCATCGTCGCCGAACGGCTGCGCAACCTTGGTCGCTATACCTTTGCCGACGTGGTGTCATATCGGCTGGCGCAGAAGCCGGTGCGGATCACCGCCGCCTGCGGCACGCTGACGGTGGTGATCATGTACCTGGTGGCGCAGATGGTCGGCGCCGGCAAGCTGATCGAGCTGCTGTTCGGCACCAGCTATGAGTCCGCCGTGGTGATCGTCGGCCTTCTGATGGTGCTCTATGTGATGTTCGGCGGCATGCTGGCCACCACCTGGGTGCAGATCATCAAGGCCGCGCTGCTGCTGGGCGGCGTGACCTTCATGGCCGTGATGGTGCTGGCGTATTTCGGCTTCAGCCCGGAAGCCATGTTCGCCGGCGCGGCGAAGGTGCATGACAAGGGGCTGGCGATCCTGTCGCCGGGCGGGCTGGTGTCGAATCCCATCGATGCGATCTCGCTGGGGGTGGGCATGATGTTCGGCACCGCGGGCCTGCCGCACATCCTGATGCGCTTCTTCACCGTGGCCGACGCCCGCGAGGCGCGCAAGTCCGTGCTCTACGCCACCGGCTTCATCGGCTACTTCTACGTGTTGATCCTGGTGGTGGGCTTCGGTGCGATCGTGATGGTGGGGGCGGATCCGGCCTACCGCGACGCGGCCGGCAAGATCATCGGCGGCAGCAATATGGTGGCGGTGCACCTGTCGCATGCGATCGGCGGCGATCTCTTCCTGGGCTTTATCTCGGCGGTGGCGTTCGCGACCATCCTCGCGGTGGTGGCGGGCCTGGCCCTGTCGGGCGCTTCGGCAGTCTCGCACGACCTCTATGCCAACGTGTTCCGCCGCGGGCAGGCCAACGAGAAGGATGAGATCCGGGTGTCCAAGGCGGCCACGCTCGTGATTGGCGTGCTGGCCATGGTGCTGGGCGTGATGTTCGAGAAGCAGAACATCGCCTTCCTGTCCGGCCTGGTGCTGGCGATCGCGGCCTCGGTCAACTTCCCGGTGCTGTTCCTGTCGATGTTCTGGAAAGGCCTGACCACGCGCGGCGCGGTGGCGGGCAGCCTGGCCGGTCTGGTGTCGGCGGTGGCGCTGCTGGTGCTGGGCCCGACGGTCTGGGTGGGCATCCTGCATCATGACAAGGCGATCTTCCCGTATGCCAACCCGGCGCTGTTCTCGATGACGCTGGCCTTCGCCAGCGCCTGGCTGGCGTCGGTGCTGGACCGCTCCACCCAGGCCAGCACGGAGCGCCAGCGCTATGGTGCGCAGTTCGTGCGTGCGATGACCGGGATTGGCGCTGCCGGGGCGAGTCAGCATTGA
- a CDS encoding DUF485 domain-containing protein — MDARQLETIQNHPDFIRLTNGRTRLGWSLTLVMLVIYFGFILLLAFSPATLGTPLGAGVMTVGIPVGVAVIVSAVLLTGIYVYRANRDLDPLNERVRKECQA, encoded by the coding sequence ATGGACGCGCGACAACTGGAAACCATCCAGAACCACCCCGATTTCATCCGGCTGACCAACGGGCGGACCCGCCTGGGCTGGTCGCTGACGCTGGTCATGCTGGTGATCTACTTCGGCTTTATCCTGCTGCTGGCGTTCTCGCCGGCCACGCTCGGCACGCCGCTCGGCGCAGGTGTGATGACCGTGGGAATTCCCGTCGGCGTGGCCGTCATCGTCTCGGCTGTGCTGCTGACCGGGATCTACGTGTACCGGGCCAACCGCGACCTGGACCCGCTCAACGAACGCGTGCGCAAGGAGTGCCAGGCATGA
- a CDS encoding lecithin retinol acyltransferase family protein, whose product MGQPTSNQRRTASAAVAQRPLDAGAEPPLGAHLVTPRRGYSHHGIYVGDGKVVHYAGLAGSLRRGPVEEISITHFAGGFEVLIEPSADPVYVRHEAVRRARSRLGENRYRLLTNNCEHFCAWCLYGESRSEQVLACLIDPRAALRTALCLFAACLAAAWPMRRIGAYVT is encoded by the coding sequence ATGGGCCAGCCAACCTCCAACCAACGTCGCACCGCCAGCGCAGCCGTGGCACAGCGACCCCTCGATGCCGGCGCAGAACCGCCGCTCGGTGCCCATCTCGTCACCCCGCGGCGCGGCTACAGCCACCATGGCATCTATGTAGGCGACGGCAAAGTGGTGCATTACGCCGGACTTGCCGGCTCGCTGCGTCGCGGCCCCGTCGAGGAAATCAGCATCACGCATTTCGCTGGCGGATTCGAAGTCCTGATCGAACCAAGTGCTGATCCGGTGTACGTCAGGCATGAAGCCGTGCGGCGTGCTCGCTCGCGGTTAGGCGAGAATCGCTACAGGCTGCTGACCAACAACTGCGAGCATTTCTGCGCCTGGTGCCTGTATGGGGAAAGCCGTAGCGAACAGGTGCTCGCGTGCCTCATCGACCCGCGCGCAGCCCTTCGGACCGCGTTATGTCTGTTCGCGGCATGCCTTGCGGCGGCATGGCCGATGCGGCGCATCGGCGCTTACGTGACCTGA